The genomic interval CGTCTCCGCGGTGCCGCCCGACTTGCTGATCACGTTCACCAGCACGCGGCGAGGATCGATCCGCCGGAGCGCGGCCGCCACCGTGGTGGGATCGATGTTGTCCAGCACGCTCACCCGGGGGAAGAATTCGCGTCCCTCGTCGTCCCATTCGTTCCAGGCGGGGCGGCGCAGCGCGTTCAGCAGCGCTTTGGTCCCGAGCGCGGATCCACCGATGCCGAGCACCAGGACGTGATCGTGCGCCTGGCCGAGCCCCTCGGCGAAGCGGGTGATCTCGCGGACGGCCTCCGGCTGGCTGACCAGATCGTAGAAGGCGTACTCGCCGGCGGCCCGGCGCCGTTGGACCTCGTCCTGCACCGCGCCGAAGCGGCCGGCCAGCTCGGTGAGGCGGGTGCGGGGGAGACCATGCCCGCCATCGAGTCGATCCTGGAGCATGCGACCGTAGGCGAGCGTGATCACGGAACCTCGACCGTCAGGCCGTCGAAGGCCGGCATGATGCCCTCGGGCAGTTGCTCAGCCAGGGCGGCGTGACCGGTCTCGTGGGTGAGATGGGTGAGATAGGTTCGCTTGGCGCCGAGGGACTGGGCCGTCTGCACGGCCTCAGGAATGCTGAGGTGCGTCGGATGGGAGCGCCACCAGAGCGCGTTGATCACCAGCACATCGAGGCCGCGCAGGCTGGCGCGCTGCGCCTCGGGAATCGACTTCACGTCGGTAATGTACGCCAGTGCCCCGATCCGATACCCGAACACCCGCAGGTGGCCATGGTCGAACGCCAGGGGCAGCACCTCGACACCAGCGATACGGATGGGGCGCCCCGGCTCGAGCGCGTGCATCTCAAGCGTCGGCTTGGAGGTCCCCTCGTAGGGACGCACCGCGTCATCGAAGATGTAGTTGAAGGACGTCCGTAAACGATCGAGCGTCTCGGCGGGTCCGTAGATGGGCAACGCCCGGCGGCCGCGCACCGAGAAGCTGCGGAGATCGTCGATACCGTTGATATGGTCGGCATGCTCGTGGGTGTAGATCACCGCGTCGACGCGGGAGAGGCCGGCAGCGATGAGCTGGAGCCGGAGCTCGGGCGGGGTGTCTATCAGGATGGTGGCATCGCCGGCCTGCAGCGCCGCCCCCGAACGGGTGCGTTTGTCGCGGGGGTCGGCGGACCGGCAGACTGCGCAGTCACAGCCGATCTGGGGCACGCCGAACGACGTGCCCGTGCCCAGAAAGGTGAGGCGCATGCCCTATACTGCTTCGATCTTGAGGAGGTTGGTAGTCCCGGGCATGTCGAACGGGACTCCGGCGGTGACGACAAGGCGTTCGCCCGGCTGCGCCAGCCCGCGCTCCAGGATCTGCTGGCGGGCGATCCCCAGCATCACCTCATAGTCGGTGGAGTGCTGGATGAGCGCGGGGGTGACGCCCCACACCAAGGCAAGCTGACGGAAGGTCTCCGGCTCGGGGGTCGAGGCGAAGATCGGGACGGTGGGACGGCAGGTCGCCACCTTCCGAGCGGTGAAGCCACTGCTGGTGAAGCAGACGATGAGCGGGGCCGACAGCATCTCCGCCGCGGCGCACACGGCGACGGCGATCGCGTCCTCGGTGCGCACCGGTCCGCTCTGTCCCTGCCGGTGCTGCGGGAGGGGAACGCCTTCGGAGGCCCGGCGGCCCAGCGCGGCGTCGATGGTGACGCCCCGCCCCTGGCGCTGCAGCTCCATCTCGCGGGCGATGCGGTCCATCGCGCACACCGCTTCCAGCGGATAGGTGCCGACCGCCGTCTCCGCCGACAGCATCACCGCGTCGGTGCCGTCCAGGATCGCGTTGGCCACGTCGGACGCCTCAGCCCGGGTCGGTCGGGGGGCCTGGACCATCGACTCCAACATCTGGGTGGCGGTGATGACCGGTTTACCATGCAGCCCCGCTTCCCGGATGATCTGCTTCTGCATCAGGGGGACTTCCTCGAATGGCAGCTCCACGCCGAGATCGCCCCGGGCCACCATGATGGCGTCGGACGCGTCGAGGATGCCGCACAGGTTCTTGAGCGCGGTGTCCTTCTCGATCTTGGCGATCAGCCTGGTGCTGCGGGGGACCAGGGTGCGGAGCTGCTCCATGTCCTCCGGCCGGCGGACGAACGAGAGCGCGACGTAATCCACCCCGACGGCCACCGCCTGAGCCACGTCCTCGAGGTCCTTCTCCGTCAGGGCCGGCGCGCTCACCTCGATGCCGGGCAGGTTCATTCCCTTGTGCGATTTGACCAGCCCGCCGTAGTGCACCATCGCGACCACCCGCCGATCCATCACCTGGATGACTTCGGCGTTCAACAGCCCGTCGTCGAGCAGGATCCTGGCGCCGACCCGTACGTCGTTGGCCAGAGCATCGTAGGTGGTCGGAATCTCCCCCGGCGAGGCCTCCTCTTCCGGCGCGAAGACGACCCGCTCGCCCGACTCCAGCCGCAGTGGCTCGGCCAGCGTGCCGACCCGGATCCGTGGGCCTTGCAGATCGAGCAGCAGGGCGACGGAATCGCGGCGGCCATCGGTGACGGTTCGGAGCTGCTCGATCCAGCGGTTGCGGATCTCGGCAGTGCCGTGCGACGCGTTGATCCGGACGACATCCACACCGGCGTCGATCAGGGCGGTCATCTGCGCCGGCTGGTCCCACGCCGGGCCCAGCGTGGCGACGATCTTGGTGCGGCGAACCTGGGTACGAGACATGGGCTGGAGTTTAATGGCAGCAGGTCACACCTGCATCACCACCTCGCCGGCGACGACGGTGAGCACGGCGCGAGCGGTGCGAAAGGCGTCTCCACTGCCCTGCTCCGCCTCCGGCGCCACTCGCCATGCGACCAAGTCGGCATCCTGACCCGGCGCCAGGGTGCCCCGGCGGTGCCCCACGCCGCCCGCCAGCGCGGCACCAGCCGTGTAGCCGCGGACGGCGTGCTCGAAGCCAAGCTTCTCCTCGGGATACCAGCCGCCGGCGGGGCCGCCCGCATTGCCGCGCCGCTCCATCGCCGCATACACCCCTTCGCGGGGATCGATGGAGGCCACCGGCACGTCGCTCCCGAATACCATGGGCGTCCGCCGCCGAAGCAGGGTGCGGAAGGCATAGGCCCCGGCGCCGCGCTCACCCCAATGCCGATCGACCAGAGGAATGTCGGTCAGGAGATGCGCCGGCTGCATCGAGGCGACTATGCCACCGGCGGCGGCGCGATCGAGATCCTGTGGGTGGACGCATTGAAAGTGCTCGATGCGGTGGGGAATGGCCGCTCGCGGCGCGTCGGAGAGGAGATCGAGCGCGCGCCGCACGGCCGCGTCGCCGATGGCATGCACCGTCGCCGCGATCCCCGACGCCGCGGCGGTGTGCACGGCCGCCTGGGCCTCCGCCGCGCTGGTGATGGCCATGCCGCGGTCCCGGCTGCCGGCATACGGATCGAGCATCCACGCGGTCCGGCTCCCCAGACTTCCGTCGAGAAACATCTTGACGCCGCCGATGGTGAGCCATTCGGAGCCGGTCCCGCTGCGGATCCCCCGGGCGACGAGATCCGGCAGCGCCTCGACCGGTGGGTGGAACAGCACGCGGAGCCGCAGGCGGCCACCAGCCTCGAGCCGGCGGAAGGTCTCGAGTACCCGGGTACCCTCCACGTCGTGAATGCCGGTGACACCGAGCC from Gemmatimonadales bacterium carries:
- a CDS encoding MBL fold metallo-hydrolase; translation: MRLTFLGTGTSFGVPQIGCDCAVCRSADPRDKRTRSGAALQAGDATILIDTPPELRLQLIAAGLSRVDAVIYTHEHADHINGIDDLRSFSVRGRRALPIYGPAETLDRLRTSFNYIFDDAVRPYEGTSKPTLEMHALEPGRPIRIAGVEVLPLAFDHGHLRVFGYRIGALAYITDVKSIPEAQRASLRGLDVLVINALWWRSHPTHLSIPEAVQTAQSLGAKRTYLTHLTHETGHAALAEQLPEGIMPAFDGLTVEVP
- the pyk gene encoding pyruvate kinase, with the protein product MSRTQVRRTKIVATLGPAWDQPAQMTALIDAGVDVVRINASHGTAEIRNRWIEQLRTVTDGRRDSVALLLDLQGPRIRVGTLAEPLRLESGERVVFAPEEEASPGEIPTTYDALANDVRVGARILLDDGLLNAEVIQVMDRRVVAMVHYGGLVKSHKGMNLPGIEVSAPALTEKDLEDVAQAVAVGVDYVALSFVRRPEDMEQLRTLVPRSTRLIAKIEKDTALKNLCGILDASDAIMVARGDLGVELPFEEVPLMQKQIIREAGLHGKPVITATQMLESMVQAPRPTRAEASDVANAILDGTDAVMLSAETAVGTYPLEAVCAMDRIAREMELQRQGRGVTIDAALGRRASEGVPLPQHRQGQSGPVRTEDAIAVAVCAAAEMLSAPLIVCFTSSGFTARKVATCRPTVPIFASTPEPETFRQLALVWGVTPALIQHSTDYEVMLGIARQQILERGLAQPGERLVVTAGVPFDMPGTTNLLKIEAV
- a CDS encoding amidohydrolase; translated protein: MESALTTTPPAVIPANLAGSGFVRARRILTLAPGLSGDAIWWQEGRIRAVGEAQAVARMVPAGTPSFDWRETLVTPGFVDGHTHFAMWALNRRRVELAGVGTRDAALEKIAAASPVQGWVQGQGWDANGWPTPPDRYALDALQPGPIYLDSLDVHAAWVNSAALRVAGISRDTPDPFGGRIVRDAAGEPTGLLLERAVGLMTPYLPEPPDPMLDGALQEAQAEAHRLGVTGIHDVEGTRVLETFRRLEAGGRLRLRVLFHPPVEALPDLVARGIRSGTGSEWLTIGGVKMFLDGSLGSRTAWMLDPYAGSRDRGMAITSAAEAQAAVHTAAASGIAATVHAIGDAAVRRALDLLSDAPRAAIPHRIEHFQCVHPQDLDRAAAGGIVASMQPAHLLTDIPLVDRHWGERGAGAYAFRTLLRRRTPMVFGSDVPVASIDPREGVYAAMERRGNAGGPAGGWYPEEKLGFEHAVRGYTAGAALAGGVGHRRGTLAPGQDADLVAWRVAPEAEQGSGDAFRTARAVLTVVAGEVVMQV